Proteins co-encoded in one Apodemus sylvaticus chromosome 6, mApoSyl1.1, whole genome shotgun sequence genomic window:
- the Lratd1 gene encoding protein LRATD1, with protein MGNQLDRITHLNYSELPTGDPSGIEKDELRVGVAYFFSDEEEDLDERGQPDKFGVKGPPGCSPCPESPSRHHHHLLHQLVLNETQFSAFRGQECIFSKVTGGPQGADLSVYAVTALPAICEPGDLLELLWLQPATEQPAPAPHWAVYVGGGQIIHLHQGEIRQDSLYQAGAANVGRVVNSWYRYRPLVAELVVQNACGHLGLKSEEICWTNSESFAAWCRFGKREFKAGGEVPAGTQPPQQQYYLKVHLEENKVHTARFHSLEDLIREKRRIDASGRLRVLQELEDFVDDKE; from the coding sequence ATGGGCAACCAACTGGACCGCATCACCCACCTCAACTACAGCGAGTTGCCCACTGGGGACCCATCTGGGATTGAGAAGGACGAGCTGCGAGTCGGGGTTGCCTACTTCTTCTCGGATGAGGAGGAGGACCTGGACGAACGCGGGCAGCCGGACAAGTTTGGTGTGAAGGGGCCCCCAGGTTGCAGCCCTTGCCCAGAGAGCCCcagccgccaccaccaccacctgctgcACCAGCTCGTCCTCAACGAGACTCAGTTCTCCGCCTTCCGGGGCCAGGAATGCATCTTTTCCAAAGTGACCGGCGGCCCTCAGGGCGCCGACTTGAGTGTCTACGCGGTCACTGCGCTGCCCGCGATCTGCGAGCCGGGCGACCTGCTAGAGCTCTTGTGGCTACAGCCGGCGACCGAGCAGCCGGcgccagcccctcactgggccgTCTACGTGGGCGGCGGGCAGATCATTCACCTGCACCAAGGCGAGATCCGCCAGGACAGCCTGTACCAGGCGGGCGCGGCCAACGTGGGCCGGGTGGTGAATAGCTGGTACCGCTACCGCCCGCTGGTGGCCGAACTGGTGGTGCAGAACGCCTGTGGCCATCTGGGTCTCAAGAGTGAGGAGATCTGCTGGACGAACTCCGAGAGCTTCGCTGCCTGGTGCCGCTTTGGAAAGCGCGAGTTCAAGGCGGGCGGGGAGGTCCCCGCAGGAACGCAGCCTCCGCAACAGCAGTATTATCTCAAGGTGCATCTGGAGGAGAACAAAGTCCACACGGCCCGGTTCCACAGCCTGGAGGACCTCATCCGCGAGAAGCGTCGCATAGACGCCAGTGGCCGCCTGCGAGTGCTGCAGGAGCTTGAGGACTTTGTGGACGACAAGGAGTAG